A single region of the Salvelinus sp. IW2-2015 linkage group LG20, ASM291031v2, whole genome shotgun sequence genome encodes:
- the map3k3 gene encoding mitogen-activated protein kinase kinase kinase 3, which translates to MNERQALHSIMKDLVALQMTRRQPGPSYDTGKPKXLPNPAPAKRQDDVRIKFEFSGERRILMFGRPVPFEEIQQKVKTVFGQQLDLHYMNNELSIPLRGQDDLDKAIDLLDRSSKIKSIKILLLTQEQCNASPSPSPSPSSHHTVSKQVRIKASQSTGDVSTVYQPSEPRGRHLSTSSQNTGRSSPPPGYVPERQQRIARQGSYTSINSEGEFIPESDQCVLDPWSSAENSVSGSCQSLDSSSDSPSLRKSRMHRAKSYPDNRQQENVSDRENHVYDKVVGKGGTYPRRYHVSLHHKDHSEGRRTFPRIRRPQGNLFTLVPSRRSLNGSEESLGSWQLVDKQGRLRPQERPVXHKSPSAPMTWRRGKLLGQGAFGRVYLCYDVDTGRELAAKQVVFDPDSPDTSKEVSALECEIQLLKNLHHERIVQYYGCLRDHNEKTLTIFMEYMPGGSVKDQLKAYGALTENVTRKYTRQILEGMSYLHSNMIVHRDIKGANILRDSAGNVKLGEFGASKRLQTICMSGTGIRSVTGTPYWMSPEVISGEGYGRKADVWSLGCTVVEMLTEKPPWAEYEAMAAIFKIATQPTKPLLPSXTSDHTRDFIHRIFVEAKHRPSAEELLRHPFSQILC; encoded by the exons ATGA ATGAGCGCCAGGCTCTCCACTCCATAATGAAGGACCTAGTGGCCCTCCAGATGACGAGGCGCCAGCCTGGGCCCTCTTATGACACGGGGAAACCCAAGYCTCTMCCCAACCCTGCCCCTGCTAAGAGACAG GACGATGTCAGAATAAAGTTTGAGttcagtggagagaggag GATACTGATGTTTGGGAGGCCTGTGCCGTTTGAAGAAATCCAGCAGAAGGTCAAGACTGTCTTTGGCCAACAGCTAGACTTGCACTATATGAACAATGAG CTGTCCATCCCTCTGCGTGGTCAGGACGACCTGGACAAGGCCATTGACCTGCTGGACCGCAGCTCCAAGATTAAGAGCATCAAGATCTTGCTGCTGACGCAGGAGCAGTGCaat gcctccccatccccctctccctctccctcctcccaccacACGGTGAGTAAGCAGGTGAGGATCAAAGCCTCCCAGTCCACGGGTGATGTCAGCACGGTGTACCAGCCCTCCGAGCCCAGGGGGCGCCACCTCTCCACCA GCTCTCAGAACACAGGCCGTAGCTCCCCCCCTCCTGGCTATGTCCCTGAGCGGCAGCAGAGGATCGCCCGCCAGGGCTCCTACACCAGCATCAACAGTGAGGGAGAGTTCATCCCAGAGAGCGACCAGTGT GTGCTGGACCCCTGGAGCAGTGCAGAGAACTCTGTCTCAGGAAGCTGCCAGTCGCTGGACAGTAGCTCAGACAG CCCCTCCCTGAGGAAGTCACGCATGCACCGAGCCAAGAGCTACCCTGATAACCGGCAGCAGGAGAACGTCTCAG aCCGGGAGAACCATGTGTATGATAAGGTGGTGGGGAAGGGAGGGACATACCCCCGCAGGTACCATGTCTCCCTGCATCACAAGGACCATAGTGAAG GTCGGAGAACGTTCCCGCGGATCCGTCGCCCCCAGGGTAACCTGTTCACCCTGGTYCCCTCACGGCGCTCCCTCAACGGCAGCGAGGAGAGTCTGGGCAGCTGGCAGCTAGTGGACAAGCAGGGCAGGCTCCGCCCACAGGAGCGCCCTGTCYCCCACAAGT CCCCCAGTGCTCCAATGACGTGGAGGCGGGGCAAGCTGCTGGGTCAGGGGGCGTTTGGGAGGGTTTACCTGTGTTACGATGTGGACACGGGACGGGAGCTGGCCGCCAAGCAGGTGGTGTTTGACCCGGACAGTCCTGACACCAGCAAG gaggTGAGTGCTCTGGAGTGTGAGATCCAGTTGTTAAAGAACCTCCACCACGAACGCATCGTCCAGTACTACGGCTGTCTGAGGGACCACAACGAAAAGACCCTCACCATCTTCATGGAGTACATGCCGGGG GGTTCAGTCAAAGACCAGTTGAAGGCCTACGGGGCGCTGACGGAAAACGTGACGCGGAAGTACACACGGCAGATCCTGGAGGGCATGTCCTATCTGCACAGCAACATGATCGTTCACCGTGACATCAAAG GTGCCAACATCCTGCGGGATTCGGCGGGAAACGTGAAGCTGGGAGARTTTGGCGCCAGCAAGAGGCTGCAGACCATCTGCATGTCTGGCACGGGCATCCGCTCTGTCACTGGCACCCCCTACTGGATGAGCCCCGAGGTGATCAGCGGAGAGGGCTACGGCAGGAAGGCTGACGTCTG GAGCCTGGGCTGCACAGTGGTGGAGATGCTGACAGAGAAGCCTCCCTGGGCCGAATACGAGGCCATGGCAGCCATCTTTAAGATCGCCACCCAGCCCACCAAACCCCTGCTGCCCTCAKACACCTCGGACCACACCCGTGACTTCATCCACCGCATCTTTGTGGAGGCCAAGCACCGGCCCAGTGCTGAGGAGCTGCTCAGACACCCCTTCTCCCAGATCCTCTGCTGA